In a single window of the Flavobacterium sp. W4I14 genome:
- a CDS encoding hypothetical protein (product_source=Hypo-rule applied; cleavage_site_network=SignalP-noTM; transmembrane_helix_parts=Inside_1_64,TMhelix_65_84,Outside_85_93,TMhelix_94_116,Inside_117_206,TMhelix_207_229,Outside_230_232,TMhelix_233_255,Inside_256_261,TMhelix_262_284,Outside_285_314,TMhelix_315_337,Inside_338_381): MKKMLLLGMVMLTSRLAFGQTTDYRRSFEFLQGDGIYEEGVMFILKGLKESIWSHFDMFIVDAKALAAIFMIIFFAIKSYEMIAGDKKLEIMPLLRPFGLVMIILWWNGFVRMVAFPTNLVAARTETMFNSEQAEVNTLRLIRADYMQKVANSLYSFQAETEMAEKESDTWMGRAWDSVTSTVKEGMSTVVSPVIELKNRLKIGMQLLLTQLLELLGIWILRLSTYVIFMIQIIYSTILIILGPFAVAVSILPAFRDSLSTWIARFVSVNLYLGIAYLIMYLVALLQKYAMTTEISRYKELIGENGTAANLEKMAWFAGNGILSFGTVIVSFLIGAICMFTVPSISTWIISTSGISSAASNFGRGSQTIVGIAKKTTGKFF, translated from the coding sequence ATGAAAAAGATGTTATTGTTGGGCATGGTCATGCTCACAAGTAGGCTTGCATTTGGGCAGACCACCGATTACCGCAGGTCCTTTGAATTTTTGCAGGGCGACGGAATATATGAAGAAGGGGTAATGTTTATCCTAAAGGGATTGAAGGAATCGATATGGTCACATTTTGATATGTTCATTGTGGATGCCAAGGCTTTGGCGGCGATTTTCATGATCATCTTTTTTGCGATCAAATCCTATGAAATGATAGCAGGGGATAAAAAACTCGAAATCATGCCACTGCTGAGGCCTTTTGGCCTGGTTATGATCATACTTTGGTGGAACGGATTTGTGAGGATGGTTGCTTTTCCAACCAACCTTGTGGCAGCCCGTACCGAAACGATGTTCAATAGTGAGCAGGCCGAGGTCAATACGCTCAGGCTGATCCGCGCCGATTATATGCAGAAGGTCGCCAATTCGCTATACAGTTTTCAGGCTGAGACCGAAATGGCGGAGAAGGAGTCTGATACTTGGATGGGCAGGGCGTGGGATTCTGTGACCAGCACGGTAAAAGAAGGAATGTCGACTGTGGTCAGTCCTGTGATAGAACTGAAGAACCGCCTTAAGATCGGTATGCAGCTGCTACTTACCCAATTACTTGAACTGTTGGGGATCTGGATATTGAGACTATCAACCTATGTGATATTTATGATCCAGATTATTTATTCAACAATACTGATCATTTTGGGGCCTTTTGCCGTCGCTGTAAGTATACTTCCAGCTTTCCGCGATTCCTTAAGTACCTGGATAGCAAGATTTGTCTCGGTCAACCTTTATTTAGGGATCGCATACCTGATCATGTATTTGGTAGCGCTGTTACAAAAATATGCCATGACCACGGAGATCAGTAGGTATAAGGAGCTTATCGGAGAAAATGGAACGGCTGCCAATCTGGAAAAAATGGCCTGGTTTGCGGGCAACGGTATCCTATCATTTGGAACGGTAATCGTGAGTTTTCTAATAGGTGCCATCTGTATGTTCACTGTGCCGAGTATTTCGACCTGGATTATTTCGACTTCTGGTATCAGTTCTGCAGCCTCTAATTTTGGCCGTGGTTCACAGACAATTGTTGGCATCGCCAAAAAGACTACCGGTAAATTCTTTTAA
- a CDS encoding hypothetical protein (product_source=Hypo-rule applied; pfam=PF13101,PF13351), whose translation MQTANLNVRDLPFEDLRELGLYREGDITLPKKDIDALLSGMRTGLVKLNDINRDGIEIKEMSVKLSLAKNAEGKSELLVHPVYKQSNVPSIISREEGDDLLTGLKANLIKETTENGQQKKLMVEYDWDTREFIVTDTSRLRVPDMVNGMLLTPYQKERFSSGRQIEMPDGTTFQASSTTPDGIRSNRLALVVSLLMDGGISYLLLTGLKAMVGDRGLLPQKDERNENYHKALQAAAAQKSTVKNPEEKTSAISNNNEYSRGYGRSGMSR comes from the coding sequence ATGCAGACTGCAAACTTGAATGTGCGGGATCTTCCGTTTGAAGATCTACGCGAACTAGGGCTTTATAGGGAAGGAGATATCACGCTTCCTAAAAAGGATATCGATGCACTGTTGTCCGGAATGCGGACAGGGCTGGTTAAGTTAAATGATATTAACCGTGACGGCATTGAAATCAAAGAAATGAGTGTTAAGCTGTCCCTGGCCAAAAATGCCGAAGGAAAATCTGAGTTATTGGTACACCCTGTCTATAAGCAGAGCAATGTTCCTTCTATCATTTCCCGCGAGGAAGGTGATGACCTATTGACGGGTCTCAAAGCAAACCTCATCAAAGAAACTACGGAGAACGGACAGCAGAAGAAGCTGATGGTGGAGTATGATTGGGATACACGCGAATTTATTGTCACTGATACCTCAAGGCTCCGGGTGCCGGATATGGTCAACGGTATGCTGCTTACCCCTTATCAGAAAGAACGATTTAGCAGTGGCAGGCAGATTGAAATGCCGGATGGGACTACCTTTCAGGCCAGTAGCACGACTCCGGATGGAATCCGTTCCAATAGGTTGGCGCTTGTCGTCTCTCTTCTGATGGACGGTGGCATATCCTACCTTCTGCTAACGGGTCTAAAAGCCATGGTCGGAGATCGGGGACTGCTGCCGCAGAAAGATGAGCGGAATGAAAATTATCACAAAGCGCTTCAGGCAGCGGCCGCGCAGAAGTCTACTGTTAAAAACCCTGAAGAAAAAACCTCAGCAATATCCAACAATAACGAGTATTCGCGTGGATATGGCAGATCAGGGATGTCTAGGTAA
- a CDS encoding hypothetical protein (product_source=Hypo-rule applied) translates to MKNLFTVLLLCTVITAKAQKQIRDESIVNQQERMVFKQWDRKKFTPTSGFLGLNPYYWLTWGLHPNYPKTDLRPLAPGGVQNLRLASVTGMQQTDKNYELQSDTLAQTSLLQIAGMSGMLSATDPLWILYYSRQLKGITDFDPGEVLASVPQVARAQIIAHGSLDWYKRKVAILSERLEAARTTTLDRGARILSYHRLLAEYRKISAIWTDKVIAAAREPARIKVRQELNSQEVKIDGWTPESDVRTAKEILSKRKY, encoded by the coding sequence ATGAAAAATTTATTTACGGTCTTACTGCTGTGTACAGTTATAACAGCTAAGGCACAGAAACAGATCCGGGATGAAAGTATTGTCAACCAGCAGGAACGCATGGTATTCAAACAATGGGACAGAAAAAAGTTTACCCCCACTTCCGGATTTCTGGGGCTTAACCCATATTACTGGCTTACCTGGGGGCTTCATCCCAACTATCCCAAAACTGATCTGCGTCCATTGGCCCCAGGAGGGGTTCAGAACCTGCGTCTCGCATCGGTAACGGGTATGCAGCAAACGGATAAGAATTATGAACTCCAGTCCGATACACTAGCGCAGACTTCTCTATTACAGATTGCGGGAATGTCCGGAATGCTTTCTGCTACAGATCCCTTATGGATACTATATTATTCCCGGCAGCTTAAAGGGATAACAGATTTTGATCCCGGTGAAGTACTGGCATCTGTTCCACAAGTTGCAAGGGCGCAAATTATTGCCCATGGCAGTCTGGACTGGTACAAGCGGAAGGTAGCTATCCTTTCTGAAAGACTGGAAGCGGCCCGGACAACAACACTGGATAGGGGAGCAAGGATTTTATCCTATCATAGGCTGCTTGCTGAATACCGCAAAATATCAGCAATATGGACCGATAAGGTAATTGCGGCAGCTCGTGAACCTGCAAGGATAAAGGTAAGGCAGGAGCTGAACAGTCAGGAAGTAAAGATAGATGGCTGGACACCGGAATCAGACGTGCGGACAGCGAAAGAGATCCTTAGTAAAAGAAAGTATTAA
- a CDS encoding hypothetical protein (product_source=Hypo-rule applied; cath_funfam=1.10.565.10) produces MKALVMLLIFSLCVHIVKSQQKALNIPAIHQLVSDSKSEHERQSRARDAQVINTVNEQANRTLLAKLKNRYRELQSRFNIIGTAIDVLNIGTQAAPMVSQIVRDQYRLYELAGKNPYLLPLVFQSEIDLLEQSRDLLYYLTGLTASIGAVNQMKSSDRRILFDHVLNELSVLRNLAAAMVRSLEYESLSAMIKNANPFSQYINMDRAIVKDILENAKYLKK; encoded by the coding sequence ATGAAGGCGCTGGTTATGCTTTTGATTTTTTCTCTGTGTGTTCACATAGTAAAATCGCAGCAAAAAGCACTCAATATTCCGGCAATCCATCAGCTCGTTTCGGATTCCAAAAGTGAGCATGAGCGGCAATCAAGGGCAAGGGATGCACAGGTGATCAATACGGTAAATGAACAGGCGAACAGGACCCTTCTGGCAAAGCTTAAGAATCGTTACCGGGAACTACAGTCACGGTTTAATATTATCGGTACCGCAATCGATGTGCTTAATATCGGAACTCAGGCAGCGCCTATGGTCAGTCAGATCGTCCGGGATCAATATCGGTTATATGAACTTGCCGGGAAAAATCCTTATCTGTTGCCTTTGGTATTCCAGAGTGAGATTGACCTGCTGGAGCAATCGCGTGACCTGCTTTATTACCTGACAGGGCTTACAGCCAGTATTGGTGCGGTAAACCAGATGAAATCTTCGGACAGGAGAATATTGTTTGACCATGTGCTCAACGAACTGTCCGTTTTGAGGAATCTTGCAGCCGCAATGGTCCGAAGCCTTGAATATGAAAGCCTTTCGGCTATGATAAAAAATGCCAATCCATTTTCGCAGTATATAAATATGGACCGGGCAATCGTAAAGGATATTCTTGAAAACGCCAAATACCTGAAAAAATGA
- a CDS encoding conjugative transposon TraN protein (product_source=TIGR03780; cleavage_site_network=SignalP-noTM; pfam=PF13595; tigrfam=TIGR03780): protein MKNIILTAILILAMAGNLSAQISVNTVGSNSEIPKIFIKRSLTLHFLAPEKITYVDIPKGLVGDLPDKNLLRVKIPDSAKIKDAFIGVLTILGEKRIKQYALIYDDRPETAFNPLIDIGIGGMRVIEPKATTVSSSELDSIARAMLEHIPIKGEVRKKKNGMRAVLNGVSTLGEYILLDLGFDNTTDIPYEIDGLRFRIEDEKQHKATTVQSLEIIPVSCQLNIQTFEKRYRNIFVLRRMTFPDHKRLKIELSEKQISGRSITFDIRYSDILKAKKITL from the coding sequence ATGAAAAATATAATTTTAACAGCCATACTGATCCTTGCTATGGCAGGGAACCTTTCTGCACAAATTTCGGTCAATACCGTTGGATCAAACTCAGAGATCCCAAAGATTTTTATCAAGCGGTCCCTTACACTGCATTTTCTTGCTCCGGAAAAGATTACATATGTCGACATTCCAAAGGGACTCGTTGGCGACCTGCCGGATAAAAACCTACTAAGGGTTAAAATTCCTGATTCTGCCAAAATTAAAGACGCGTTCATAGGCGTACTTACCATCCTTGGAGAAAAAAGAATCAAACAGTATGCACTGATTTATGATGACAGGCCGGAAACTGCCTTCAATCCGCTGATCGATATCGGTATTGGTGGGATGAGGGTGATTGAACCGAAAGCAACAACAGTATCAAGTAGCGAACTCGACAGTATTGCCAGGGCGATGCTCGAACACATACCAATCAAGGGTGAGGTGAGAAAAAAGAAAAATGGTATGCGCGCGGTGTTAAATGGCGTTAGTACGCTTGGAGAATATATTCTTCTGGATTTGGGATTTGACAACACGACCGATATCCCTTATGAGATTGATGGGCTGAGGTTCCGCATCGAAGATGAGAAACAGCATAAGGCAACAACAGTACAGTCACTGGAAATTATTCCGGTATCATGCCAGCTAAATATCCAGACCTTTGAAAAAAGGTACAGGAATATTTTTGTCCTGCGCAGGATGACCTTTCCAGACCATAAGCGGCTTAAGATAGAATTGTCCGAAAAGCAAATCTCAGGCCGCTCCATTACCTTTGATATCCGCTATTCCGATATCCTTAAGGCCAAAAAGATTACGCTGTAA
- a CDS encoding hypothetical protein (product_source=Hypo-rule applied), translating to MKLIFYAMIFFMSPFVLLAQRVVFDARHLATVNENAVVRNAAEISHNELLSKINKSLDNININTSRIVLAQSMIYSSLSNVNAALKNGLALRDMYAVCEEIIGYGREMGKLGVNEPYLLLFSEEIIRDITKRSAKMMNEISGFVLKEGQDILMDYNSRDELIAGIRVDLQIIRGLAYGAWKAMYWAKVRGVISMLNPFQGFINRDLQIVSEILTKTRYLKK from the coding sequence ATGAAACTGATATTTTATGCAATGATTTTTTTCATGAGCCCTTTCGTGCTCTTGGCGCAGCGTGTGGTCTTTGATGCAAGGCATCTCGCCACGGTCAATGAAAATGCAGTTGTGAGGAATGCTGCTGAGATCAGCCATAACGAACTGCTCAGCAAGATTAACAAATCACTGGACAACATCAATATTAATACTTCCAGAATCGTTCTGGCCCAGAGCATGATCTATTCCTCCCTGTCCAATGTAAATGCAGCCTTAAAGAATGGCCTGGCACTACGAGATATGTATGCGGTGTGCGAAGAGATTATCGGTTATGGCAGGGAAATGGGCAAGCTCGGTGTTAATGAACCATACCTCTTGCTTTTCAGTGAGGAGATCATCAGGGACATTACAAAACGGAGCGCAAAGATGATGAACGAGATTTCTGGCTTTGTGCTCAAAGAGGGACAGGATATCCTGATGGACTATAATAGTAGGGATGAATTGATTGCAGGGATCAGGGTAGATCTGCAAATCATAAGAGGACTCGCTTATGGCGCATGGAAAGCAATGTATTGGGCAAAGGTGAGGGGAGTGATCAGCATGCTCAACCCATTTCAGGGATTTATCAACCGTGATTTACAGATCGTATCTGAAATCCTTACCAAAACCAGGTATTTAAAAAAATAA
- a CDS encoding hypothetical protein (product_source=Hypo-rule applied; transmembrane_helix_parts=Inside_1_40,TMhelix_41_63,Outside_64_142) gives MFRKIRSNRAPDRTVHVELYHEFRPYLVLIRRRMVRLLKAYPRQVFALMVTVVVFSVVFSFGLFPLKNKKESTSDTLHGKKESQNPPYSVGDGLSKISTTGAKLRKTLEIRKQVDSVLNRGTLSSSDSVFLEAKLEELRKLH, from the coding sequence ATGTTCAGAAAAATCCGATCTAACAGGGCACCTGACAGGACGGTTCATGTCGAGCTCTATCATGAATTCCGGCCTTATCTGGTTCTGATACGCAGACGGATGGTGCGGCTATTAAAGGCATATCCTAGACAGGTATTTGCGCTGATGGTTACAGTGGTCGTTTTTTCCGTTGTGTTTTCATTTGGCTTATTTCCTTTAAAGAATAAGAAAGAATCGACGAGTGATACTTTACACGGAAAAAAAGAGAGCCAAAATCCGCCATATTCAGTTGGTGACGGATTATCCAAAATCAGCACCACAGGCGCAAAACTTAGAAAAACGCTGGAGATCAGAAAACAGGTAGACTCAGTATTGAACAGAGGAACGCTTAGCAGCTCTGATTCGGTTTTTCTGGAGGCTAAACTAGAGGAGCTACGAAAGCTCCATTAA
- a CDS encoding conjugative transposon TraK protein (product_source=TIGR03781; tigrfam=TIGR03781; transmembrane_helix_parts=Inside_1_11,TMhelix_12_34,Outside_35_204), whose product MIIKNIESKIRLATLVSMGSLLCAFLICLSVGFFAYKQVEIARKSIYIFENNVPVLARQTDEQLIRPAVYRGHVELFHSLFFSLTPDDRYIDYQMKKAMYLIDESGMQQYLNLKEKGYFSSILSSSSVLTLQTDSIYIDVKKKYFRYYGKQRIERRSSIVTRSMITEGYLRDIPKSDNNLYGVLILSWKTLENKDIENVQKNPI is encoded by the coding sequence ATGATCATCAAAAATATTGAGTCCAAGATCCGTTTGGCCACACTGGTTTCCATGGGGAGTTTGTTATGTGCTTTTCTGATCTGTTTATCTGTAGGTTTTTTTGCCTATAAGCAGGTCGAGATTGCGAGAAAGAGTATCTACATTTTTGAAAACAATGTACCGGTACTGGCCAGACAGACCGATGAACAGCTGATCCGGCCTGCGGTTTACCGCGGACATGTGGAGCTGTTCCATTCACTTTTCTTTTCCCTTACCCCGGATGACAGGTATATCGATTATCAGATGAAAAAAGCGATGTACCTGATCGATGAGTCAGGGATGCAGCAATACCTGAACCTAAAGGAAAAAGGATATTTCAGTTCTATACTTTCCAGCAGTTCGGTGCTGACCCTTCAAACTGATTCGATCTACATCGATGTCAAAAAGAAATACTTCCGCTATTATGGAAAGCAACGGATTGAGCGCAGAAGCTCTATTGTTACCCGTTCAATGATTACAGAAGGTTACTTAAGGGATATCCCAAAAAGTGACAACAACTTATACGGGGTGCTGATTCTTTCCTGGAAAACCCTTGAAAATAAAGATATCGAAAATGTTCAGAAAAATCCGATCTAA
- a CDS encoding hypothetical protein (product_source=Hypo-rule applied; cath_funfam=2.60.260.20; pfam=PF02534; superfamily=52540; transmembrane_helix_parts=Inside_1_11,TMhelix_12_34,Outside_35_55,TMhelix_56_75,Inside_76_87,TMhelix_88_107,Outside_108_116,TMhelix_117_139,Inside_140_190,TMhelix_191_210,Outside_211_652), translated as MEETREIQKLHGFLQCLIYFAIALEISVFVYLGAPFWGIFNIGLVKIKTIIIYKELIYSKLSVLSLICLVSIGTLSKKQLDFDPKTKVVYPLSLGLLLYFGSLFFYGKPSRFLVDYTTIMDLTYMVFSLVGAVLISISMDNVSKIIRSGLGKDKWNVEAESFMQQVKKIENPYSVNIPMLFYYKKKVRKGWVNLVNVFRATILIGTPGSGKSFSVVNPFIRQLIAKSFAVCLYDFKFPDLGKIAYYHFLQAKKKGFLKDFKFHVINLTDVEKSRRINPLRSDYITILADASETAEGIVEALKKGDKASGSDAFFTQSAINFLASCIYFMSRYEKGKYSSLPHVMAFLNRSYEEIFSVLFTNPELVSLLSPFKSAFAAKAFDQLEGQIGTLKIFMSRMATKETFWVFSGDDFNLKISDPSSPGMLVLANDPNTQNINSACYSVVINRLTRLINSKGNLPSAILLDEGPTIFVHRIENLIATGRSNKVAVLIGMQELPQFKQQYGKDTATTITSVVGNVLSGSARNKETLDWLERIFGKSKQIGESISIDRSKVSKSISEKLEVLIPAGKITTLGAGELVGLLATDADDKYTGEYETSAINCKINLDLKEIKKEEEGYVDMPDFYDFGGKKEEILRRNFLRINQEIELLVAGFM; from the coding sequence ATGGAAGAGACAAGGGAAATCCAAAAACTCCACGGTTTTCTGCAGTGCCTGATCTACTTTGCAATCGCGCTGGAGATAAGTGTTTTTGTCTATCTGGGTGCGCCATTCTGGGGCATCTTCAATATAGGGCTGGTAAAGATCAAAACAATCATCATCTACAAAGAATTAATCTATAGTAAGCTTTCTGTGCTTTCATTGATCTGTCTGGTCAGTATTGGAACATTATCAAAAAAGCAGTTGGACTTTGACCCAAAGACAAAGGTAGTTTATCCTTTGAGCCTTGGTCTGCTCCTTTATTTCGGTAGCCTATTTTTTTATGGCAAACCTAGTCGGTTTTTGGTTGATTACACTACAATAATGGATCTAACCTACATGGTATTTTCCCTTGTCGGAGCTGTACTGATCAGCATTTCCATGGATAATGTCTCCAAGATCATTAGGTCCGGACTGGGCAAGGATAAATGGAATGTTGAGGCCGAAAGTTTCATGCAACAGGTCAAAAAGATAGAAAATCCTTACTCGGTAAATATACCAATGCTTTTTTATTACAAGAAAAAGGTCAGAAAGGGCTGGGTGAATCTGGTGAATGTTTTTCGAGCAACGATTTTAATCGGGACACCTGGCTCGGGGAAATCCTTTTCGGTCGTGAACCCTTTTATCAGGCAGCTGATTGCGAAGTCTTTTGCAGTCTGTTTATACGATTTTAAGTTTCCGGATCTTGGAAAGATCGCTTATTACCATTTTTTGCAAGCAAAGAAAAAAGGCTTTCTAAAGGATTTCAAGTTTCATGTAATCAATCTGACTGATGTCGAAAAAAGCAGGAGGATAAATCCATTGCGTAGTGACTATATTACCATATTGGCAGATGCTTCGGAGACAGCAGAAGGGATTGTGGAAGCGCTTAAGAAGGGAGATAAGGCGAGTGGGAGTGATGCTTTTTTTACGCAATCAGCCATCAATTTTCTGGCTTCCTGTATCTATTTTATGAGCAGGTATGAAAAGGGGAAATATTCCAGCCTTCCGCATGTAATGGCTTTTTTAAACCGTTCTTATGAAGAGATTTTTTCTGTACTTTTTACCAACCCAGAGCTAGTCTCACTGCTATCGCCTTTCAAATCTGCATTCGCTGCAAAGGCTTTTGATCAATTGGAAGGGCAGATTGGAACGTTAAAAATATTCATGAGCCGCATGGCTACAAAGGAAACATTCTGGGTGTTTTCCGGGGATGATTTCAACCTGAAAATTTCTGATCCGTCATCGCCGGGGATGTTGGTGCTGGCGAACGATCCCAATACGCAGAACATAAATTCTGCATGTTATTCGGTTGTAATTAACCGACTTACCAGGCTGATCAATTCAAAGGGAAATCTTCCGTCAGCAATTTTACTTGATGAAGGTCCTACAATTTTTGTTCACCGGATCGAGAATCTGATTGCAACGGGAAGATCCAATAAGGTTGCTGTATTAATAGGAATGCAGGAGTTGCCCCAGTTCAAACAGCAGTACGGAAAAGATACGGCAACTACCATTACTTCCGTAGTTGGCAATGTGCTCTCCGGTTCTGCGAGGAACAAAGAAACACTAGACTGGCTGGAAAGGATCTTCGGTAAATCAAAACAGATCGGCGAAAGTATTTCCATCGATAGGAGCAAGGTATCCAAATCAATTAGTGAAAAGCTGGAAGTACTGATTCCTGCAGGTAAGATCACTACGCTCGGAGCAGGAGAGCTGGTGGGGTTACTTGCCACGGATGCAGATGATAAGTATACCGGTGAGTATGAAACCTCAGCCATAAACTGCAAGATAAACCTAGATTTAAAAGAAATTAAAAAGGAGGAAGAAGGATATGTGGATATGCCTGATTTTTACGACTTCGGAGGAAAAAAAGAAGAAATCCTCAGGAGGAATTTTTTACGGATCAATCAGGAAATCGAGTTATTGGTTGCTGGTTTTATGTAG
- a CDS encoding conjugative transposon TraM protein (product_source=TIGR03779; pfam=PF12508; tigrfam=TIGR03779; transmembrane_helix_parts=Outside_1_9,TMhelix_10_27,Inside_28_397) produces MKIDFKNPRYVVPIMAIPFLCLFFFVYRESLSKNRTVSAEKDMNGNLAEISDQVRERGLSDKLEAYKNSYKEADGYSAIKTVSEDKLPQATMASSYSDLEKKRLDSIEESSKSRAYLPIQQNRKTFTPSPPARTEIGSSIRPEDREMAKVLASLAEARNRERPPSASTTKETDPMDLFKKQMAYLDSVQKVNDPTYINIQKEKMRKDEALREEKILPVSKFSAVKSDFNTLIASENREMITAIIDEDVTGYSGSRIRLRLLEEVYAGKLQLPKGTYMYARISGFSEQRVQLEISSVLCAGRILPIKLLVYDIDGLPGLYVPASAFREFSKGLGSSPVQGFNTMGSGQGQNEFVMSTVDRLFQSSSSAIANMVRKNRAKLKYNNQVFLVDPQDLQGQK; encoded by the coding sequence ATGAAAATAGATTTTAAAAATCCACGGTATGTTGTTCCAATCATGGCCATTCCTTTCCTGTGTCTTTTCTTTTTCGTATACCGCGAGAGCCTGTCAAAGAACCGGACTGTTAGTGCCGAAAAAGATATGAATGGCAACCTTGCTGAAATATCAGACCAGGTACGTGAACGCGGACTTTCTGATAAGCTAGAAGCTTATAAAAACAGTTATAAGGAAGCTGATGGTTATTCGGCAATCAAAACCGTAAGCGAGGATAAGCTGCCACAGGCGACGATGGCAAGTTCATATTCTGATCTGGAGAAAAAAAGGCTGGATTCCATAGAAGAATCCAGCAAAAGTCGGGCTTACCTGCCCATACAGCAGAATAGAAAAACTTTTACTCCTTCACCTCCTGCAAGAACTGAAATCGGGAGCAGCATAAGGCCGGAAGACCGTGAAATGGCAAAGGTACTGGCGAGCTTGGCCGAGGCAAGAAATAGAGAGAGACCGCCATCTGCAAGTACAACGAAAGAAACTGATCCCATGGATCTGTTTAAAAAACAGATGGCTTATCTGGATAGTGTGCAAAAGGTCAATGACCCTACTTATATCAACATACAAAAGGAAAAAATGAGAAAAGATGAAGCGCTCAGAGAAGAGAAGATTCTTCCCGTATCCAAATTCTCTGCCGTTAAATCTGATTTTAATACACTTATCGCCAGTGAAAACAGGGAGATGATCACAGCGATCATTGATGAGGATGTTACCGGGTATTCTGGGTCAAGGATTAGGTTAAGGCTGCTTGAAGAGGTATATGCAGGCAAATTGCAGTTGCCAAAAGGGACATACATGTATGCCAGGATCAGCGGTTTTTCCGAGCAGCGCGTCCAGTTAGAGATCAGCTCTGTGTTATGTGCTGGAAGGATCCTGCCGATAAAACTCCTGGTATATGATATAGATGGCCTGCCCGGTTTATATGTTCCTGCTTCAGCTTTTAGGGAGTTCTCCAAAGGCCTTGGCTCAAGCCCGGTCCAAGGATTCAATACCATGGGTAGCGGACAGGGCCAGAACGAGTTTGTGATGAGCACGGTTGACAGGCTTTTCCAGTCATCATCTTCCGCCATTGCCAATATGGTCAGAAAAAACAGGGCAAAATTAAAGTATAACAACCAGGTATTTCTTGTCGATCCACAAGATCTTCAGGGCCAAAAATAA
- a CDS encoding murein DD-endopeptidase MepM/ murein hydrolase activator NlpD (product_source=COG0739; cath_funfam=2.70.70.10; cog=COG0739; pfam=PF01551; superfamily=51261), producing MFSSNLFGAVQDTLAYKNYYAALPLKLFKLNSPYGVRTHPVTREYYSFHKGIDIAGKNEVVVSILPGLIDKTGYTPIMGNYIVVRYGSYTVYYAHLSKIYSSAGQVLQTGDPIGFTGSTGRTTGEHLHLSVLRRGLSVNPLYFLLIILSTSGDELKRYLYGG from the coding sequence ATGTTCAGTTCTAACCTATTTGGGGCTGTTCAGGACACACTTGCTTACAAAAATTATTACGCAGCGCTTCCGCTTAAACTATTTAAACTGAATTCTCCTTATGGAGTTAGGACCCATCCGGTAACCCGTGAATATTATTCTTTTCACAAGGGAATAGACATAGCAGGTAAAAACGAGGTTGTTGTTTCTATACTCCCAGGATTAATTGACAAAACTGGCTATACCCCCATAATGGGTAATTATATTGTCGTGAGGTATGGCAGCTATACGGTTTACTATGCTCACCTTTCTAAAATCTATTCCTCGGCGGGTCAGGTTCTCCAAACCGGGGATCCAATAGGCTTTACCGGATCAACGGGAAGGACGACGGGCGAACATCTGCACCTTTCTGTGCTTCGCAGAGGGCTGAGTGTTAACCCACTTTATTTTCTTTTGATAATCCTATCCACGTCTGGAGACGAACTTAAACGCTATTTGTACGGTGGATAA